The genomic window CCTATAGGAAAAGCTTGTAAAAATACCCAACTTTTAGTATTTGATGAGAATTTAAATTTAATTACTCCAAGTCAAGTGGGAATTAAAGGCGAGCTTTATGTAAGAGGAACTTGTCTTTCTTTAGGCTATTACAACGATAAGGAAAAAACAAAGCAAGCTTTTGTGCAAAATCCTTTGCATGATAATTACCTAGACTTGCTTTATAAAACAGGTGATGTGGTAGCTTATAATGAATTTGGCGAACTTTTATGTTATGGACGGATAGATCATCAAATCAAATATATGGGT from Campylobacter lari includes these protein-coding regions:
- a CDS encoding AMP-binding enzyme, with product PIGKACKNTQLLVFDENLNLITPSQVGIKGELYVRGTCLSLGYYNDKEKTKQAFVQNPLHDNYLDLLYKTGDVVAYNEFGELLCYGRIDHQIKYMGHRIELGEIESIINSHENVRNCACIFKEEIICFYESKEELDFKNFLKDKLPVYMIPKKFVKIEQFTLNANGKIDRKVLSKFV